In Nocardioides nitrophenolicus, the genomic window GCCGAACAGGCCGTGGAGAAAGACCACACGGCTCCCGGTCGCGCCGAGAGCCGTGTGATGAAGAGTCACGCAGTCATTGTGTCAGGCGTAGTCGTGGAAGCCCTTCTTGGTCTTGCGACCGAGCTCGCCGGCCTCCACCTTCGCGACCAGGGTGGCGGCCGGCTCGAAGCCGGGCTCGCCGAACTCGCCGTACAGCTCGCGCTGGATGGCCAGCGACACGTCGTTGCCGACCACGTCGAGCAGCTCGAAGGGACCCATCGGGAAGCCGGCGGTCTCCTTGATCGCGGCGTCGATGGTGGCGAGCTCCACGCCGCCCTCGGCGAGCCGGACCGCGTCGTTGAGGTAGGGGAAGAGCAGCAGGTTGACGATGAAGCCCGCGCGGTCGCCGGCGGAGACGCCGACCTTGCCGACGTTGGCGGTCAGCGCGCGCACGGTCTCGTCGACGTCGGCGGAGGTGGCCGAGGTGGTGATGATCTCGACCAGCTTCATGACCGGCGCCGGGTTGAAGAAGTGCATGCCGATGACGTCCTGCGGGCGGCCGGTGGCCTCGCCCAGCTTGGTGATCGGCAGCGAGGAGGTGGTGGTCGCGAGGATCGCGCCCGGCTTGCAGATCCGGTCCAGGTCGCGGAAGAGCTGGAGCTTGAGCTCGAGGTCCTCGGCGATCGCCTCGACGACGATGTCAACGCCGCCCAGCGCCTCACGCTCGGTCGAGCCGGTCAGCCGGCCCAGCAGCGCGTCCTTGTCGCCCTCGGTGCCCTTGCCCTTGGCGATGGCGCGGTCGAGGTTGTTGGTGATGTAGCCGATCACGCCGTCGAGCTTGTCCTGGCCGCGGCCCACGAAGATCACCTCGTAGCCGGCCTGGGCGAAGACCTGGACGATGCCGGAGGCCATGGTGCCGGTGCCGACGACGCCGACCTTGCCGATGTCGTGCTTGAACTCCGGCGCGGCGGCGTCCCCCGCGGCGGCGGCCTCGTCGGCGAAGCTGCGGCCCTCGGCGACCAGCTTGTCGAGCAGCCCGGCCGGCTCGTGCAGGTGGTCGCCGGTCTCGGCGTACCGTGCGGCGAGCCGGTCGCGCACCTCGGCGACGCCGATCTCGTCGACGACGGTGAGCGGGCCCTTGGGGTAGCCGCAGCCGAACCGCATGGCCGCGTCGATGTCGCCCACCGAGGCGTAGCCCGACTCGTAGGTGCGCACCGCGTGGTTGAGGTACGGCAGCACCAGCGTGTTGAAGATCTGCTCGCTCGAAGTCATGGGCCGGATTCTGACACCCACGAGGGGCCGTGACTACCCGTCGGTAACCACCGATCGGCGATCGAGACAGAGGTCACAGAAACTCAGTCCCGCGGGTGCGGTACCGCGATCCGCAGCACCTTGGACCGCGACGTCTGGCCGCGCACCAGGGTGACGGCCGACCGCGGCACGCCGAGCTCCTTCGCCAGCCAGCGGACCAGCTCGGCGTTGGCCCGGCCGTCCACGGGCGGCGACGACAGGCGCACCTTGAGCTCGGCGCCGTCGACGCCCGCCGGCCCGGCCGCGCCCGTGCGGGACGCGCCGGGCTGGACCCGGACCGCGAGCAGCCAGGTCGTCGCACCGCCCGCCTCCTCGGCCCGCTCGGGACGCCACCACGGCTGGTCGTCGATCTCCACGGCACAGACTGTAGATTCGTCGCCCGTGAGACTCGTCGTTGCGCGCTGCCAGGTGGACTACGCCGGCCGACTGACCGCCCACCTCCCGATGGCGACCCGGGTGCTCATGATCAAGGCCGACGGCTCGGTGCTCGTCCACTCCGACGGCGGCTCCTACAAGCCGCTGAACTGGATGTCGCCGCCGTGCACCGTGCGCGAGGGCGAGGCCGAGGACGGCCGGGTCGAGTGGACCGTCACCGCCAAGGCCCCGAAGGGCCAGACCCCCGACACGCTGCGGATCCTGATCGAGGAGATCCACCACGACACGCAGCACGAGCTGGGGATCGACCCCGGCCTGCAGAAGGACGGCGTCGAGAAGCACCTGCAGGAGCTGCTCGCCGAGCACCCCGCGACCCTCGCCAGTGGACTGGTCCTGGTCCGGCGCGAGTTCCCCACCGCGATCGGCCCGGTCGACCTGATGTGCCGCGACGCCGGCGGCCTCTCGGTCGCCGTCGAGGTCAAGCGCCGCGGCGAGATCGACGGCGTCGAGCAGCTCACCCGCTATCTCGAGCTGCTCAACCGCGACCCGCTCCTCACCGGCAAGGGCGCCGTGCGCGGCATCTTCGCCGCCCAGGAGATCAAGCCGCAGGCCCGGGTGCTCGCCGAGGACCGCGGGATCACCTGCGCCGTCATCGACTACGACGCGCTCCGCGGGCTCGACAACGCCGAGGACCGGCTCTTCTGAGCCGCGCCGCCATGCAGCCGATCTTCCACCTCGCCCTGCTCCGCGACTGGGAGCAGGCGCAGCGCGCCGGCGCCTACACGGTCTCCACCCGGGGGCGCACCCTCGCCGAGGAGGGCTTCATCCACGCCAGCCGGGCCGACCAGTGGACCGGCGTACGCGACCGGTTCTACGGCGACGTCACCGAGCCGATGGTGCTGCTCCAGATCGACCCGGCGCGGCTCGACGTACCCGTGGTGGAGGAGGCGCCCGCCCCCGGGGCGGCCGAGACGTTCCCCCACATCTACGGACCGCTGCCGGTCACCGCGGTGCTCAAGGCGATCCCGCTGGACCGACCGGCCACACCCGCGGTCCCGGCCGCACCCGAGCCGACCGCTCTCGCGGCGGACCCGACGGCACGGCCGGCGCGGCCGGCGCGGCCGGCGCGGCCGGCGCGGCCGGCGCCCCAGGAGAGCTTCTCGCGGCTCTACTTCCGCGAGGTCTTCTTCAACCTCGCCGTCGGGTGCATCGTGCTGCTCGTCGGCGTGGCGGGCCTGGCCGTGGGCGCCCTGGTCTCCGCCGACGCCGGACCGGCGGTCGGAGGCCTGCTGGGCGTCGTCCTGGGCGCGCTGCTCGCGGTCCGCGTCTACCGCCGCCGCCACCCGCGGGCCGGCGGCTGAGCGATCAGGCCCCGGCAGCCGGCGGAGCGGTCGGGTCGGCGTCGCCGGCACCCTGCTCGCGGGCGACCCAGTCCTCGATCGCGTTGATGTCGTCCTTGCTGCGGGTGACGACGGCGAGCAGGTCGTTCATGGTCGCGACCTCCTCGACCTGCTCCTTGATGAACCACTGCATGAACTGCTCGGAGGCGAAGTCGTTCTCCTCGCGGGCGATGCGGAGCAGGCCGTTGATCTGCTCGGTGACCCGCTTCTCCTGCTCCAGGGCCAGCGCGATCGGTGCGACCACGTCCTCGAAGGCCGAGACAGGCGCCTCGACGCCCGGGATCTGCACGGGCGCGTCGGTGTCGAGGAGGTACTGCACCATCATCATCGCGTGCAGGCGCTCCTCGAGCGCCTGGCCATAGAAGAACGCGGCCAGCTGCGGCATGGTGAGGGCGTCGTAGTGGACGGCGCAGGCGAGGTACTGGTTGTGCGCGGCGAACTCGTTGCCGATCTGGACGTTGAGCTGGTCGGTGAAGCGAGGTGCGGCCATGGGCGTCAGCCTAGTGGGCGCCCGCGCGCCCGCTCAGGCGGCCTTCTGCAGGCTCTTCTTGGTGGCCTTCTTGCCGTCGGCGCGCACCAGCACCCGCTTCTTGACGGTGTAGCCCTCGGGAAGGGTGCCCTCCTTGAGCATCCGGATGGGGCAGCGACCGCAGCGCGACTTGGACACGCAGCACTTCGTCTTGGGGAGCTTGCGCACCTTCCCCTTCGACTTCTTCTTGTCCTTGCCCACCCCACGAGCGTAGGCGATTCAGGGTAGGCAGACCTAACCGACGTGACGCGCATCACACGTGGCAGCGGCCACGAGGGCGGGCCTCGGGAGACAGGGCCTAGGGTGCGACCGTGATCGAGATCTGGCTGAACCCCGCCTGCTCCAAGTGCCGCACCGCCGAGAGCGAGCTGCGGGCCGCCGGCGTCGACTACACCGTGCGCCGCTACCTGGACCAGCCGCCCACCGTCGCCGAGCTCGAGGACGTCCTCGCCCGGCTCGGGCTGGAGCCGTGGGACATCGCCCGCACCGCCGACGCGGGCAAGCTGGGCGTCACGCCGCCCGCCAAGGCCGCCGAGCACCGCGCCGCCTGGCTGGACCTGATGGCCGCCCACCCCCGGCTCATCCAGCGCCCGATCCTCACGGCCTCCGACGGTACGACGGTCGTCGGCCGCGACCCCGAGTCGCTCGCCCGGGTCATCGACGCGGGCTGAGCTGCCGCTCCGGCGCCCCACCGACCCCGAGCGGGGGTTGCGTCGCGCCGCCCGCCGTTTCTGCACGGAGAGCGAGCGAGGGCAAGTAACACGCTGTCTGCCCGACTGGCTGCCACCTGTCAGCAGAGAAACGGCGTTCGAGGCCACATCCCGGCTGACAGGCGCCGGGCAGTCAGGCGGACAACGTGTTACAGCGCGACCGAGGAACGAGGGAGCGCGCGGGGAAGGAAGAAACGGCGCCGAAGGCGGCGCGACATGCGCGAGCGCAGCGAGCGCCCGATGACTCGGCTCAGCTCAGGCCGTTGGCCTTGCGGATCACCTCGACGATGCCGCCCATGATCTCGGTCAGCCCGAAGTCCTTGGGCGTGTAGACCGCGGCGACGCCGAGCTCGACCAGCGCCTTGCCGTCGGACTCGGGGATGATCCCGCCGACGATGACGGGCACCTCGCCCATCCCGGCGGCGCGCAGCCCGTCGAGGACGGCCGGCACCAGCTCCATGTGGGAGCCGGAGAGGATCGACAGGCCGACGCAGTGGACGTCCTCGGCGACGGCAGCGGCGACGATCTGCTCCGGGGTGAGCCGGATGCCCTGGTAGATCACCTCGAAGCCCGCGTCCCGAGCGCGGACGGCGACCTGCTCGGCGCCGTTGGAGTGACCGTCGAGGCCGGGCTTGCCGACGAGCAGCCGCAGTCGGCCGCCCAGCTCCTCGCCGGTGGTGCGCACCGCCTCGCGGACGGCGGTCAGCTCGGCGCCGGCCTCGGCGACGCCCACGGCGCCGGCGACGCCGGTGGGGGCGCGGAACTCGCCGAACACCTCGCGGAGCACGCCGGCCCACTCCCCCGTGGTCGCGCCGGCACGGGCGGCGGCGAGGGTGGCGGCCATCAGGTTGGTGCCGGTCTTGGCGTCCTCGGCGAGCCGGGCCAGCGCGGCCTCGACCTCACCGGCGTCGCGCTGCGCCTTCCAGGCCTCGACCGAGGCGAGGGCGGACTTCTCGGCCTCGGGGTCGGCGACCATGATCGCGCCGTCGAGGTCCGCGGTGAGCGGGCTCTGCTCGGTGGTGTCGAACTTGTTGACGCCGACGATGATCTCCTCGCCGGCCTCGATCGCCGCGCGGCGGCGGGCGTGGGAGGAGACCAGCTCCTGCTTCATGTAGCCGGAGTCGACGGCCGCGATCGCGCCGCCCATCGCCTGGACCCGGTCGATCTCGGCCTTGGCACCGGCGACCAGCTCCTGCACCTTGGCCTCGATGACCGGCGAGCCGTCGAAGATGTCGTCGTACTCGAGCAGGTCGGACTCGAAGGCGAGGACCTGCTGGAGGCGCAGCGACCACTGCTGGTCCCACGGACGTGGGAGGCCGAGCGCCTCGTTCCACGCGGGCAGCTGGACGGCGCGGGCGCGGGCCTTCTTCGACAGCGTCACGGCGAGCATCTCGAGGACGATGCGCTGCACGTTGTTCTCGGGCTGCGCCTCGGTGAGGCCGAGGCTGTTGACCTGGACGCCGTAGCGGAAGCGGCGCATCTTCTCGTCGGTGACGCCGTAGCGCTCCCGGGTGATCTCGTCCCACAGCTCGACGAAGGCGCGCATCTTGCACATCTCCTCGACGAAGCGCACGCCGGCGTTGACGAAGAAGGAGATCCGGCCGACCACCTTCTCGAAGTCGTCCGGCGAGACCTGGCCGGAGTTCTTCACCTGGTCGAGCACCGCGATCGCGGTGCACATGGCGTACGCGATCTCCTGCACCGGCGTCGCGCCGGCCTCCTGGAGGTGGTAGCTGCAGATGTTGATCGGGTTCCACTTGGGGATCTCGTGGACCGTGTAGGCGATCATGTCGCCGATCAGGCGCAGGGAGTGCTCGGGCGGGAACACGTAGGTCCCGCGCGAGAGGTACTCCTTGATGATGTCGTTCTGGGTGGTGCCCGCCAACTGGTGGGCGACCTCCGACGGCGACAGGTCCGGGTTCTGCTCCTCGGCGACGACCTGGTACATCGCGAGCAGCCACATGGCGGTCGCGTTGATCGTCATCGAGGTGTTCATCTCGGTGAGCGGGATCTGGTCGAAGAGCTTGCGCATCTCGCCGAGGTGCGGGACGGGTACGCCGACCTTGCCGACCTCGCCGCGCGAGAGCGGGCTGTCGGGGTCGTAGCCGGTCTGCGTCGGCAGGTCGAAGGCGACCGAGAGGCCGGTCTGGCCCTTGGCGAGGTTGGTCCGGTACAGCGCGTTGGACGCCTCGGCGGTCGAGTGACCGGCGTAGGTCCGCATCACCCAGGGACGGTCCTTGGCGTGCGATGCCTTCGCGGGGGTGCCGGCTGCGTCGGGCGAGGTGCTCATAGGCCGAAGCGTAGGCCGATCACTACCTGTTGGTAACCGTCGTCCGTGTGGGCTTCTCCACAACGATCGCCGCCTCAGGCGGGGACCGGCTCCCGCTCGAGCTCGATCAGCCGGATCAGGTGGGTGAGATGGAGCATCCGGCGGACCGCGGGCTGGGCGCCGCGCAGCACCACCCGCACGCCGTAGCGCTGGGCCTGGCGGCTGGCCGCGGCGATCACCTTGAGCGCGGTCGCGTCGACCGAGCGCACCGCGCTGATGTCGAGCACGACCGGACTGATCCGGTCGGTGCCGCAGACCCGGATGTGCTCGTGGACCGCGGCGCGCAGCTCGCTGGTGCTGCGGACGTCGAGATCGCCTGCCAGGATCAGGATGGGCTCGCCGAGGACATGCTCGACGATGGCCACCGGCGGTCGTGCTCCCATGCTTCCCTCCCGAGATCGATCCGGACAGGCGCCCCACACGCCTGTTACCCACCATGACGCTCCAGCAGTCCGATCGGTTGCATCCCGGGCCGAAGTTTTTCGCGGCGCCCACGCGACTACCCTCCGAGTCATGGTCAACCTCACCCGCATCTACACCCGCACCGGCGACGCCGGCGAGACCCGTCTGGGCGACATGAGCGTGACGACCAAGACCGATCTGCGGCTGCAGGCGTACGCCGACGTCGACGAGGCCAACGCGGTGCTCGGGGTCGCGGTGGCGACCGGTGGGCTCGAGGACGACGTGACGCAGGTGCTCTTCCGGGTCCAGAACGACCTCTTCGACGTCGGCGCCGACCTGTGCACGCCGGTGGTGGCCGAGCCGGAGTTCCCGCCGCTGCGCATCGAGCAGGACTACGTCGACCGCCTGGAGGGCTGGTGCGACCACTACAACGAGCCGCTGCCCAAGCTCCGCTCCTTCATCCTCAACGGCGGCACCCCGGCCGCCGCCCAGCTCCACGTCGCGCGCACCGTGATCCGCCGGGCGGAGCGGGCCGCCTGGGCGGCCTACGAGGTGCACGGCGAGGTGATGAACCCGCTCGCGATCACCTACCTCAACCGGCTCTCCGACCTGGTCTTCATCCTGGCCCGGCACGCCAACCGCGAGCAGGGCGACGTGCTCTGGGTGCCCGGGGGCGAGCGATAACCCGTTGCGTCGGGCGGCACGCGCTGCCGACCATGCAGCGGTGGACGTCACCTTCACCAAGCTCGCCGGGCGCTACGAGATCGCCGTCGACCGCTCGGCCGGCGCGGCGCTCGCACCCCGCAACGGGCCCGGCCACAGCGACGCGGTGCCCCACGACGTCGCCCACCTGCTGGTGGAGGTCGAGGACGGGATCCGGGGCGGCGTCTACGGCCGGCTGGCCGCGGCCGACGGCGACGACGGCATGTTCTGGCCGGCCGACCCGGCGGCCAGGCGCGCGTCGCTGAAGAGGCGCCGGACCCCGACCGCCGAAGAGTCGGCCGACATGGCCCGCTCCGAGCGGCTGGCGTCGCTGAGCGTCGCCCTGTGGGAGGTGGCCCGCGGCCGGCGCCGCCCCGACCCCGCGTGGCCGGGGCGGATCGAGGACAGCGGCGTCGATCCGGCCCTGATGGCCCGCCTCTTCGACAGGTACGACGACTTCGCCGACCGCTGGTCGGCCCTGCCGCTCGGCGGCTCGCTCACGGTGGCCTGGCCCTTCCCCGAGGGCACCGGGAAGCGGCGCCGCGGCGGGCGGTGAGCAGCGCCCCGCGCGGATCCGGGAATCGTCGGAGGGCCATGCCACGATGAGAGGACCGTGGACGTCCTCGCCGAGCTGACCGATGACTTCCTGGCGCGCCACTTCGACGCCGGGACGCTGGAGCGCGCCCGCGGGATCGTCGCCGCGGGCGGGGTCCGGCGGCCCGAGATCGGGATGCGCTCGGCCGCGTCGGTGACCGCGACGGCGGAGGTCCTCGGGAGCCGCGAGACGCCGTACCAGGTCCAGCTCCACGTCGAGGCCCCCAACGCGAGCTACGCCGGCTGGGTGTTCACGGTGTGCACCTGCCCGGTGCGCTCGGTGTGCAAGCATGGCGCCGCCCTGGCCCTGACCCTGCGCCAGACCTTCACCCAGCCCGCGGGCGAGGCCGCGTGGCGGCGCTCGGTGGAGCGGCTGGTGGGCGAGCTGGAGCGCCAGCAGCCCTCGGTGCACGAGGAGGTCCCGCTCGCGCTCGAGATCACCCTCGACCGGGGCCGGGCCAGCTACCGCACGGCCGGCCCGACGCTGCGGGTCCGTCCGCTGCGCCAGGGCAAGGGCAAGCCATGGATCAAGAGCGGTGCCGAGTGGAGCGACATCGGCGGCGGCCCGCGCGGCTTCGTGCCCCGCCAGGCCGACGCGCTGGCGGCGCTCCACACCCAGTGGGCGGGCCATCGCGGCTACTACTCCGCCGGCGTCTCCCCCGCGCTCGACGAGTTCGGCGACCAGGTGGTGCGCGCCCTGCGCAACGCCCGCGACGCCGGGGTCACCCTGCTCGCGGCCCGGCCGCTGGTCTCGGTCGAGGTCGCCGACGAGCCGGCCGAGGTGGTCGCCGAGCTGGGCGACGTCGACGGCGGCACGACCATGCGCGCGGTCGTCACCCTCGGCGAGCGCACCTGGCGCGACGAGTCGGTGGTGCTGGTCGGCTCCCCCGCGTCCGTCGTCGGCCTGCTCGACGACCGCGGCCACCTCGTCGTCGCCGCGACGACGGCTCCCGTGCCGCCCGCGCTGCGCCACCTCGTCGACGGGCCGCCGATCCTCATCCCGCCGGCCGACCTCGCCGACTTCCGCGAGACGCTGCCCGGCCTGATGCGGCTGGTGCCGGTGCGGGCCGACGACTCCGCCGTCGAGCTGCCCGAGCCGCTCGCGCCGACGCTGGTGCTGACCGTCTCGTGGCACACCTCGACCAAGGCCGGGCTGGGCTGGCACTGGCAGTACGGCCCCGACCCCGAGCGCAGCTGCCCGCTGACCGGCCGCGACTCCCTCGGAGGAGTCCGCGACCGGGCCGCCGAGCAGGCGCTGCTCGCCACCGTGCCGCCTGCGCTGCTCGAGGCCACCACGCTCACCGACGGCGACGCGCTCAGCCTGGCCATCCACGACCTGCCCCACCTGCGCGAGACCGAGGGCGTGCGGGTGGTCGAGGAGGAGCGGCCCGACTTCCGGGAGGCCGACGTGGCGCCGGAGATCCGGTTCGACCTGGTCGAGCCGGAGGCCACGACCACCGACTGGCTCGACCTCGCCGTGACCGTCAGCGTGGCCGGGGAGCAGATCCCGCTGCCCGACGTCCTCGCGGCGCTCACCCTCGACCAGGAGTTCCTGGTGCTGCCGAGCGGGCTCTACGTCACGACCGACCGGCCCGAGTTCGACCGGCTGCGCGAGGTGGTCGCCGCCGCGGCCGAGCTGCGCGAGCGCGAGGGCGACCGGATCGGCGTCGGCCACCACGACCTCGGCCTGTGGGCCCAGCTGGCCGAGACCGGTCTCGTCGACGCCCAGGTCGCCGAATGGGTCGAGCGGGCCCAGGCGCTGCGTGACCTCACCGACCTTCCGCGGCCCGAGCCGCGCGGGCTGGTCACCGACCTGCGCAGCTACCAGCGCGAGGGATTCTGGTGGCTGGCGTTCCTGTGGCAGCACGGCCTCGGTGGCGTCCTCGCCGACGACATGGGCCTCGGCAAGACCCTGCAGGTGCTCGCCCTGATCTCCCACGCCCGCGCCGAGCGTCCCCTCGACGCTCCCTTCCTCGTCGTCGCCCCGACCAGCGTCGTCACCGCCTGGGCCACCGAGGCCACCCGGCACGCCCCCGGCCTGCGGGTGGCGGTGGCCTCGCGTCGTACCGACGACGTGGCGGCGCTGGCCCGCGACCATGACATCGTCGTCACCACCTACACCCTGCTCCGGCTCGCCCACGAGGCGTACGCCGACCTGGCCTGGTCCGGGCTGGTGCTCGACGAGGCGCAGCAGGCCAAGAACCACCAGAGCAAGACCTACCAGGCGATCCGCACCATCGCCGCGCCGTTCCGGCTCGCCGTCACCGGCACCCCCTTCGAGAACCGGCTGATGGAGCTCTGGTCGCTGCTGTCGATCACCGTGCCCGGCCTCTACCCGTGGCCGCGCGCCTTCGCCGAGAAGGTGGTGCGGCCGGTCGAGCGCGACGGCGACAAGGTCGTGCTCGACCGGTTCCGCGCCCGGATCAGGCCGTTCCTGCTGCGACGCACCAAGGAGCTGGTCGCCGACGACCTGCCGCCGAAGCAGGAGCAGGTGCTCCAGGTCGACCTGGCCGCCGCCCACCGCCGCATCTACGACACCCACCTGGCCAAGGAGCGGCAACGGATCCTCGGCCTGGTCGAGGACTTCGACCGCAACCGGGTGGCCATCTTCAGCGCCCTCACCAAGCTCCGCCAGCTCGCCCTCGACCCCGCCCTCGTCGACGACGAGCACGAGGCGGTCGGCTCGGCCAAGCTCGACGTCCTGGTCGAGCACCTCGCCGAGATCACCGCCGAGGGCCACCGCGCCCTGGTGTTCAGCCAGTTCACGTCCTTCCTCACCCGGGTCCGCTCCCGCCTCGACGACGTCGGCATCGCCACCACCTACCTCGACGGCACCACCCGCGACCGCGCCGCCGTGATCGACCGGTTCCGCTCCGGCGACTCCCCCGTGTTCCTCATCTCGCTCAAGGCCGGCGGCACCGGTCTCACCCTCACCGAGGCCGACTACGTCTTCGTCCTCGACCCGTGGTGGAACCCCGCCGCCGAGGCCCAGGCGGTCGACCGCGCCCACCGGATCGGCCAGACCCGCCACGTCCACGTCTACCGCCTGGTCGCGAGCGACACCATCGAGGAGAAGGTGATGGAGCTCAAGGCCCGCAAGGCCGAGCTGTTCGCGCAGGTCATCGACGGCGACGGGGCGATGAGCACCTCCATCGGGGCCGACGACATCCGGGGGCTGTTCGAGGACTGAGGCGGCTCCGCCGCCCTCAAGGTGCGGGCGTGGCGCGCCGGTCCTCCGGGTTGCGGATCAGCAGCCACGACAGCGCACCCCCGGCGACCAGCAGGCCCGCGCAGCACAGCATCGCGGCGCGGTAGCCGGCCTCGAAGACGTCGGCACGCTGGTAGTCCGCCCCCGAGAGCCCGACCAGGAACGGGAGGGCGGCGACCGCGAGCAGGGAGCCGGCGCGCGCGACGGCGTTGTTGACGCCCGACGCGACGCCGGCGTGCTCGTCAGGTACGGCGGCCAGCACCGCCGCCGTGAGCGGAGCCACCAGCGCGGCCAGCCCGAGGCCGAAGACGGTGAGGGGCAGCGCCACCTCGGTCCAGTAGTCGAGGTCGGCGTCGATCCGACTGAGCAGCAGGGCACCGAGCGCGCACAGCAGGGGTCCGACGGTCATCGGCAGCCGGGGTCCGATCCGGCCGGCGAGCGCTCCCCCGCGACCGGCGAGCAGCAGCATCACGACCGTGATCGGGAGCGTGGAGAGACCGGCCTCCAGGGGACCGAGACCGGCGACGGTCTGCAGCTGCAGGACGAGGAAGAAGAGCACCCCGCCGAGGGCGGCATAGGTCAGCAGGGTCATCGCGTTGGCGGCGCTGAACTGGCGCGACGCGAACAGCCCGGGCGGCAGCAGCGGCGCGTGCGAGCGGCGTTCGTCGAGCCAGAAGCCGACCCCGGCGAGCAGGCCCAGGCCGAGTGCGGCGGCCGCGACGCCCGGCGAGGTGGTCCACTCGATCAGGGCATAGGTGATCCCACCCAGCGCGAGCGCGCCGAGTGCCGCTCCGGACGCGTCGAAGCCACGCACCGCCGACGGGTCCCGGGTCTCGGGCACCCGTCGGGCGACGGCCAGCGTGACCAGCGCGACCGGGAGGTTGATCAGGAAGACCCACCGCCAGCTCACCGCCTGCACCAGCCAGCCGCCGAGGAACGGACCGATCGCGGTGGCGACGCCGCCGAGCCCCGACCAGGTGCCGATCGCGCGCGAACGGTCCGCGGGCGCGAACGCGCCCTGGATCATGGCGAGGCTGCCCGGCACCAGCAGCGCGGCCGCGATCCCCTGGGCGACCCGGGCCAGGATCAGCGCCGGCGCGCTCGGCGCCAGCCCGCAGGCGAGGGACGTCACCGCGAAGCCCAGGACGCCGGTCATGAAGATCCGACGGCGACCGAACCGGTCGCCCAGGGAGCCGCCGAGCAGGGTGAGCGAGGCCAGGCTCAGCAGGTAGCCGTTGGAGACCCACTGCAGCTCGCCGAGGCTGGCGTCGAGGTCCTCCCCGATCCGGTGCAGGGCGACGTTGACGACGGTGCTGTCGAGCAGCGCGAGGGAGGAGCCGAGGATCGCCGCGGCGAGGACGGTGCGACCGACCCGCGACCCGACGGTGACGTCGGCGCAGGTCGGGTCCACACCCGGAGACTAGCGCCGGTTCCAGTCGGTACCGGGAGGCATCGCCTCGAGCCAGGCCTGGAAGCCGGTCAA contains:
- a CDS encoding DEAD/DEAH box helicase → MDVLAELTDDFLARHFDAGTLERARGIVAAGGVRRPEIGMRSAASVTATAEVLGSRETPYQVQLHVEAPNASYAGWVFTVCTCPVRSVCKHGAALALTLRQTFTQPAGEAAWRRSVERLVGELERQQPSVHEEVPLALEITLDRGRASYRTAGPTLRVRPLRQGKGKPWIKSGAEWSDIGGGPRGFVPRQADALAALHTQWAGHRGYYSAGVSPALDEFGDQVVRALRNARDAGVTLLAARPLVSVEVADEPAEVVAELGDVDGGTTMRAVVTLGERTWRDESVVLVGSPASVVGLLDDRGHLVVAATTAPVPPALRHLVDGPPILIPPADLADFRETLPGLMRLVPVRADDSAVELPEPLAPTLVLTVSWHTSTKAGLGWHWQYGPDPERSCPLTGRDSLGGVRDRAAEQALLATVPPALLEATTLTDGDALSLAIHDLPHLRETEGVRVVEEERPDFREADVAPEIRFDLVEPEATTTDWLDLAVTVSVAGEQIPLPDVLAALTLDQEFLVLPSGLYVTTDRPEFDRLREVVAAAAELREREGDRIGVGHHDLGLWAQLAETGLVDAQVAEWVERAQALRDLTDLPRPEPRGLVTDLRSYQREGFWWLAFLWQHGLGGVLADDMGLGKTLQVLALISHARAERPLDAPFLVVAPTSVVTAWATEATRHAPGLRVAVASRRTDDVAALARDHDIVVTTYTLLRLAHEAYADLAWSGLVLDEAQQAKNHQSKTYQAIRTIAAPFRLAVTGTPFENRLMELWSLLSITVPGLYPWPRAFAEKVVRPVERDGDKVVLDRFRARIRPFLLRRTKELVADDLPPKQEQVLQVDLAAAHRRIYDTHLAKERQRILGLVEDFDRNRVAIFSALTKLRQLALDPALVDDEHEAVGSAKLDVLVEHLAEITAEGHRALVFSQFTSFLTRVRSRLDDVGIATTYLDGTTRDRAAVIDRFRSGDSPVFLISLKAGGTGLTLTEADYVFVLDPWWNPAAEAQAVDRAHRIGQTRHVHVYRLVASDTIEEKVMELKARKAELFAQVIDGDGAMSTSIGADDIRGLFED
- a CDS encoding MFS transporter — encoded protein: MDPTCADVTVGSRVGRTVLAAAILGSSLALLDSTVVNVALHRIGEDLDASLGELQWVSNGYLLSLASLTLLGGSLGDRFGRRRIFMTGVLGFAVTSLACGLAPSAPALILARVAQGIAAALLVPGSLAMIQGAFAPADRSRAIGTWSGLGGVATAIGPFLGGWLVQAVSWRWVFLINLPVALVTLAVARRVPETRDPSAVRGFDASGAALGALALGGITYALIEWTTSPGVAAAALGLGLLAGVGFWLDERRSHAPLLPPGLFASRQFSAANAMTLLTYAALGGVLFFLVLQLQTVAGLGPLEAGLSTLPITVVMLLLAGRGGALAGRIGPRLPMTVGPLLCALGALLLSRIDADLDYWTEVALPLTVFGLGLAALVAPLTAAVLAAVPDEHAGVASGVNNAVARAGSLLAVAALPFLVGLSGADYQRADVFEAGYRAAMLCCAGLLVAGGALSWLLIRNPEDRRATPAP